The following are encoded in a window of Mycobacterium sp. ELW1 genomic DNA:
- a CDS encoding zinc-binding alcohol dehydrogenase family protein, whose product MRAWRVRRPGPMRTHPLELDSAAAVPRPAPGELLVAVLACGVCRTDLHVTEGDLAVHRPHVTPGHEVVGEIIAVGSAVGSGVGAEFAVGDRVGIAWLRHTCGVCQYCRRGAENLCPNSRYTGWDADGGYADFATVPADFAHRLPAGYSDSELAPLLCAGIIGYRSLLRAELPPGGRLGLYGFGGSAHITAQVALAQGAEVHVMTRGSQAQELALSLGVASAQGPADPPPVPLDAAIMFAPVGDLVLPALEALDRGGTLAIAGIHLSDIPALNYQRHLFQERQVRSVSSNTRADARDFLAFAGRHRIEVTTPEYPLEQADRALTDLVEGRIAGAAVLLP is encoded by the coding sequence ATGCGCGCCTGGCGGGTACGTCGGCCCGGGCCGATGCGCACCCACCCGCTGGAGCTGGACAGTGCCGCAGCAGTCCCGCGCCCGGCGCCCGGCGAGCTGCTGGTGGCGGTGCTGGCCTGCGGCGTCTGCCGCACTGACCTGCACGTCACCGAGGGCGACCTGGCGGTGCACCGGCCGCACGTGACGCCCGGGCACGAGGTCGTCGGCGAGATCATCGCCGTCGGATCTGCCGTCGGGTCCGGCGTCGGCGCGGAATTCGCGGTGGGGGACCGGGTCGGCATCGCATGGCTGCGCCACACCTGCGGGGTGTGCCAGTACTGCCGACGCGGCGCGGAGAACCTGTGCCCGAATTCGCGCTACACCGGGTGGGACGCCGACGGTGGTTATGCCGACTTCGCCACTGTCCCAGCCGATTTCGCCCATCGCCTGCCGGCGGGCTATAGCGACAGCGAGCTGGCGCCGCTGCTGTGCGCCGGGATCATCGGCTACCGCTCGCTGCTGCGCGCCGAGCTTCCGCCGGGCGGGCGGCTGGGGCTTTACGGGTTCGGCGGCAGCGCCCACATCACCGCGCAGGTGGCGCTGGCGCAGGGTGCCGAGGTTCACGTCATGACGCGCGGCAGCCAGGCGCAGGAGCTGGCGCTGAGTCTGGGGGTGGCGTCCGCGCAGGGCCCGGCCGACCCGCCGCCGGTTCCGCTGGACGCGGCGATCATGTTCGCCCCGGTCGGTGACCTGGTGCTGCCGGCCCTCGAGGCGCTCGATCGGGGCGGCACGCTGGCGATCGCGGGCATTCACCTCAGCGACATCCCGGCCCTGAACTATCAGCGACATCTGTTCCAGGAACGCCAGGTTCGGTCGGTGTCGTCGAACACCCGCGCCGACGCCCGCGACTTCCTGGCCTTCGCGGGCCGTCATCGCATCGAGGTCACCACCCCGGAATATCCGCTCGAACAAGCGGACCGGGCCCTGACCGACCTGGTTGAGGGTCGTATCGCGGGGGCCGCGGTCCTGCTGCCGTGA
- a CDS encoding APA family fibronectin-binding glycoprotein → MTQPDSISRRPGLWTAFAITAVTAATAVTIALPSSTAVADPATPTPTTAAPAVPPATPPATDPNAPVVPPPPADPNAPPPPPADPNAPPVAPPPPADPNAPPVDPNAPPPPAPPEPGRVPNSSGGFSYLLPAGWVVSDASRLNYGQALLSKTTAPAENGQPAPTANDTSVILGRLDLKLFAGAEQDNSKAAIRLASDMGEFFMPFPGVRLNQQSGALQAGDMPGYFSSYEVKFTDTTKPNGQIWAGVVGTSVPNAPRDQRNQRWFVVWLGTAKDPIDPAAAKALAESIRPYTPPPAPAGDPNAPVADPNAPPPTAGGRIPLGVPVPVETPVPGMTPGQ, encoded by the coding sequence ATGACGCAGCCGGACTCGATTTCGCGACGGCCAGGCCTGTGGACGGCGTTCGCGATCACCGCGGTGACCGCCGCCACCGCCGTCACGATTGCCCTGCCGTCGTCAACTGCCGTCGCGGATCCCGCGACACCGACACCCACCACGGCGGCCCCCGCCGTACCGCCGGCGACGCCGCCGGCCACCGATCCCAACGCCCCGGTCGTACCGCCGCCGCCCGCGGATCCCAACGCTCCGCCGCCGCCTCCGGCCGATCCGAACGCACCGCCGGTCGCACCGCCGCCGCCCGCGGATCCCAACGCGCCGCCGGTCGACCCGAACGCCCCGCCGCCGCCCGCGCCGCCGGAGCCGGGTCGGGTCCCGAACTCCTCAGGTGGCTTCAGTTATCTGCTTCCCGCCGGCTGGGTGGTGTCGGACGCGTCGCGGCTCAACTACGGCCAGGCGTTGCTGAGCAAGACCACCGCCCCGGCCGAAAACGGGCAGCCCGCTCCGACGGCCAACGACACCAGCGTCATCCTCGGCCGGCTGGACCTGAAGCTGTTCGCCGGAGCCGAGCAGGACAACAGCAAGGCCGCGATCCGGCTGGCGTCGGACATGGGCGAGTTCTTCATGCCGTTCCCCGGCGTCCGGCTCAACCAGCAGAGCGGGGCGCTGCAGGCCGGTGACATGCCGGGCTACTTCTCGTCCTACGAGGTGAAGTTCACCGACACCACCAAGCCCAACGGCCAGATCTGGGCCGGTGTGGTCGGCACGTCTGTCCCGAACGCGCCGCGCGATCAGCGCAACCAGCGCTGGTTCGTGGTGTGGCTGGGCACGGCCAAGGATCCGATCGATCCGGCCGCCGCCAAGGCGCTCGCCGAGTCGATCCGGCCGTACACGCCGCCGCCTGCACCGGCGGGAGATCCCAACGCGCCGGTGGCTGATCCGAACGCCCCGCCGCCGACTGCGGGTGGGCGCATCCCGCTCGGTGTTCCCGTCCCGGTGGAGACGCCGGTCCCCGGGATGACCCCCGGCCAATAG
- a CDS encoding ATP-binding cassette domain-containing protein has protein sequence MAELQFAAAVADRSYEVAFEVAEGEVLAILGPNGAGKSTTLHVIAGLLQPDSGLVRVGGRTLTDTAAGISVPTHDRRVGLLLQDPLLFPHLTVQANVAFAPRSRGAGREAARHAAAHWLAEVGLADLADRKPDQLSGGQAQRVAIARALAAEPQVLLLDEPLAGLDVAVAASVRALLRRVSSAGRATLLITHDLLDVLTLADRVLVLDAGGVAEIGEVGDVLAAPRSTFGARIAGVNVVRGVPAGPDAVRAADGTLWHGRHAAPPSAEGALVAVFTPAAVAVYRDLPHGSPRNSVQIRVAELDADGARVRVRGQEQADGAPGLAADITAESAAALRLAPGDPVWFTVKAQEVALHPAAR, from the coding sequence GTCGCGGAAGGGGAAGTGCTGGCCATTCTCGGGCCGAACGGTGCGGGCAAGTCCACCACGCTGCACGTGATCGCCGGTCTGCTGCAGCCGGATTCGGGCCTGGTCCGCGTCGGCGGCCGCACGCTGACCGACACCGCGGCGGGGATCTCGGTGCCCACCCACGATCGTCGCGTCGGCCTGCTGCTGCAGGATCCGCTGCTGTTCCCGCATCTGACCGTGCAGGCCAATGTGGCATTCGCCCCGCGCAGTCGCGGGGCGGGTCGCGAGGCGGCCCGGCACGCCGCAGCGCACTGGCTGGCCGAGGTGGGGTTGGCCGACCTCGCCGACCGCAAGCCGGATCAGCTTTCCGGCGGGCAGGCGCAGCGGGTGGCCATCGCGCGGGCGCTGGCCGCCGAGCCGCAGGTGTTGCTGCTCGACGAGCCGCTGGCGGGGCTCGACGTCGCGGTGGCCGCCTCGGTGCGAGCGCTGCTGCGGCGGGTCTCCTCGGCGGGCCGGGCGACGCTACTGATCACCCACGACCTGCTCGACGTACTGACGCTGGCGGACCGCGTGCTGGTGCTCGACGCCGGCGGTGTCGCTGAGATCGGCGAGGTCGGCGACGTGCTGGCGGCGCCGCGCAGCACGTTCGGCGCCCGGATCGCCGGCGTCAATGTGGTCCGGGGCGTGCCGGCCGGCCCGGACGCGGTGCGTGCCGCGGACGGGACGCTGTGGCACGGCAGGCACGCCGCCCCGCCGTCCGCCGAGGGCGCACTGGTCGCGGTGTTCACCCCGGCCGCGGTCGCGGTCTACCGCGACCTGCCGCACGGCAGCCCGCGCAACAGCGTCCAGATCCGGGTCGCGGAGCTCGACGCCGACGGCGCGCGGGTGCGGGTGCGGGGACAGGAGCAGGCCGACGGCGCGCCCGGCCTGGCGGCCGACATCACCGCGGAGTCGGCAGCCGCCCTGCGGCTCGCGCCCGGCGACCCGGTGTGGTTCACAGTCAAGGCACAGGAGGTCGCCTTGCACCCCGCAGCGCGCTGA
- a CDS encoding CGNR zinc finger domain-containing protein codes for MADWLAEPESKPAPEPLDRVQALVNTADLESGADRLAAADDAELWLRSHGLLAADGTVTPQELDQIREVREALRALLVHNAGGPAPTPDDLRPLSRITDTATARVHLGPDGALDVAADADSLPGRLLSLLLIVSEAQRDGTWAQLKACGNANCRWAFYDRSRNHGGTWCDMATCGNKLKNREFRARRTRTSG; via the coding sequence ATGGCCGACTGGCTGGCAGAACCCGAGAGCAAGCCGGCGCCCGAGCCGCTCGACCGGGTTCAGGCGCTGGTCAACACCGCCGACCTCGAATCTGGTGCCGACCGGCTGGCCGCCGCCGACGACGCCGAGCTCTGGTTGCGATCCCACGGCCTGCTCGCGGCCGACGGAACTGTCACGCCGCAGGAACTGGACCAGATCCGCGAGGTGCGGGAGGCGCTGCGTGCACTACTGGTGCACAACGCGGGCGGTCCTGCGCCGACACCCGACGACCTTCGCCCGCTGAGCCGGATCACCGACACCGCCACCGCGCGGGTGCACCTCGGTCCGGACGGCGCGCTCGACGTGGCCGCCGACGCCGATTCCCTGCCGGGACGGCTGCTGTCGCTGCTGCTGATCGTCTCGGAGGCCCAGCGCGACGGGACGTGGGCGCAGCTGAAGGCGTGCGGCAACGCGAACTGCCGGTGGGCGTTCTACGACCGCTCCCGCAACCACGGCGGCACCTGGTGCGACATGGCCACGTGTGGCAACAAGCTCAAGAACCGGGAGTTTCGCGCGCGGCGCACCCGAACCTCAGGTTGA
- a CDS encoding CPBP family intramembrane glutamic endopeptidase produces MSELSAVAAPPHPAVSQLAALHHFRVYVDIGVVVVVLAMTNLLAHFTTPWANIAVVPAAAAGLLLLVRSRGLGWAELGLGREHWKSGALYALGAVLLVFTVIAVGALLPWTRPMFLNNHYATLSGALVASMIIIPLQTVIPEELAFRGVLHGALDRAWGFRGVAAAGSLLFGLWHVATSLGLTSSNVGFTRLFGGGFLGMLAGVVMAVLATGAAGFVFTWLRRRSGSLIAPIALHWSLNGLGALAAALVWHLST; encoded by the coding sequence ATGTCTGAGCTCAGCGCAGTGGCCGCGCCGCCCCACCCCGCGGTATCGCAGCTGGCCGCCCTGCATCACTTCCGCGTCTACGTCGATATCGGCGTCGTCGTCGTCGTGCTCGCCATGACGAACCTGCTCGCCCACTTCACCACGCCGTGGGCCAACATCGCCGTGGTGCCCGCCGCCGCCGCGGGCTTGCTGTTGCTGGTGCGCTCCCGCGGGTTGGGTTGGGCCGAACTGGGATTGGGTCGCGAACACTGGAAGTCCGGCGCGCTCTACGCGCTCGGTGCGGTGCTGCTGGTGTTCACCGTGATCGCGGTCGGCGCCCTGCTCCCCTGGACTCGCCCGATGTTCCTGAACAACCACTACGCGACGCTGTCGGGCGCGCTGGTCGCCTCGATGATCATCATCCCGCTGCAGACCGTGATCCCCGAGGAGCTGGCCTTCCGCGGTGTGCTGCACGGGGCGCTCGACCGGGCCTGGGGTTTTCGCGGCGTGGCCGCCGCCGGCTCGTTGCTGTTCGGTCTGTGGCACGTCGCCACCTCGCTGGGTTTGACCAGCAGTAACGTCGGTTTCACCCGGCTGTTCGGCGGCGGATTCCTGGGCATGCTCGCCGGGGTGGTGATGGCGGTGCTGGCCACCGGTGCGGCCGGCTTCGTGTTCACCTGGCTACGGCGGCGCAGCGGCAGCCTGATCGCGCCGATCGCGTTGCACTGGTCGCTCAACGGCCTCGGTGCGCTGGCCGCCGCGCTGGTGTGGCACCTGTCAACCTGA
- a CDS encoding GlsB/YeaQ/YmgE family stress response membrane protein: protein MDMVAATEFLARSTTLTSVGWIGYIIIGALAGWIAGKIVKGGGSGILMNIVIGIVGALIGGFLLSFFLDTAAGGWWFTLFTAVLGSVILLWIVGMVRKT from the coding sequence ATGGACATGGTTGCAGCGACTGAATTCCTCGCCCGTTCGACGACGCTGACCAGCGTCGGCTGGATCGGCTACATCATTATCGGCGCGCTGGCGGGCTGGATCGCCGGCAAGATCGTCAAGGGCGGCGGGTCGGGCATCCTGATGAACATCGTCATCGGGATCGTCGGCGCGCTCATCGGCGGATTCCTGCTGAGCTTCTTCCTGGACACCGCCGCGGGCGGCTGGTGGTTCACCCTGTTCACCGCGGTCCTGGGCTCGGTGATCCTGCTCTGGATCGTCGGTATGGTCCGCAAGACCTAA